GTTATCATGGGCCGAATTACATGGGCAGGTAACAGCAGTAGCATCCTCCTCCCATCTGATGTCCCAGCCACTCACTGCACCACAGGTACTTTTTCTTGCTGACCCTTGTGTCATCAACTCGCTTCAAACTCACAACCACCTCTTTCTCACTGCGGCAAGACACCAAGCCTAGGGTGGCAGCACCCTGTGCCATGCTCCCCACATGCCTGAAGGTGCCCTGGCAGCTTGGACCAGCAGCAAGAGGTCAGCAGGGGCACATCCCTGGGAGCCATCAGCTCTGGCAAGGAGATTGTGGCAGCCCTCTGCCAGCCATCCTCAGGCTCAAAGAGGAGTTGCCCTGAGTCCATCAGTGCTGCAGCTTCTCCTCAGCAGTGGAGTGTCCCACGGGCACTGTCCCTCAGCTTGATGCTGCCCTGCGGCTCTGGGGAGGGCATGGGGACACCCCGAGAGAACCTTATGCTCTCCAAGTCCCTGTCCCAGGTGGATGCTCCCCGCACTGTGATCTTCTAGCCATGGCCTTTTATAGGGCCTGGGTTGTGGCACATCAGTTGAGTAGATGGGCAGGGAAAGCCATTTCTCCTGGTCAGTAAAGCAGAGGGTGCCTGCAGGGTGTTGGGAAGGATTGCTCAGGCTCCACTGACTTCCTGGCTCCCAAACACAAGCAGTCTGGGCCCCAGGAGGACTCAAGAGGGTTCCGAGTATGTCAGGCACACATCGGGGATATCACCCACTGAGGGCACTTCTCCCATCAGTGCCATAGCCCAGGTGTGTGGACTGACCGTGGCACTTCCCTGGGGTCTGCTGTGGGCCTGCAAAGAAGGGACACCTGGGACAGGGGATGCTCGGTGTGGTCCATGCCAGAGAGCCCCATCAGATCCCCCAGGGTGGGGAGAGCTGTGAGTGGGCTGAGCAGGCTTTGGGCAGGAGACTCCTTAGCCTGTGGTCCAGGGCATGGTACAGAGCTGCCATGTCCCACCCTGCTCCAGAGATACCTGCATTTCAGCAGCGGGTGGAAAATGCTTCCCCAGGGGCAGGTTTCTAACCACAAGCACTGGAAGCCCAGTCAGGTGGCCAAGTCCCCAGGCACAGTGGAGCCTTGGGCTCAGTTCTGGCTGAATGCAGGCTTAAGGCTCTATGTCTGCCCAGCACCCATGTTTCCCCTTCATGGTCTTGGCTTGCCCTGTGGGAGCCAtggcaggggctgctcctgggtGTGGGGACGTCCCTATGCTCTGTGGGATGCTGAGCCCGGGAAACAAAAGggcctggcagcacccagcactcGTGACTGTGCCGTGGAGGAATGAAGCTGGGGCAGGTGATCAGCTAGCGTGACCTGGTGCCTCCTGGCTGGCACgctggccctgcctgccctggggccACAGCACGGCATGGCAGGCAGGGTGACATGACAAGGGGGATGGGGCCCACAGCCACCCTGCCCTCGCTGTCCCATGGGCCGAGCTAGAGCATCCATGTTTGCGACAATCTGTCACCACCTTGTCACAGGATGGATTGCTACCAGGCACCAGTTTGAAGTGACAAGGACCTAGCGGTGGCTGTGTGATGCCAGGGTCTGCCCTGCTCACACAGTGCCCTGGGTTTGTGCCAGCTCATCTGTAGCATGGATGTTACCGGCTTGGCAAAGCACCAGCACTAGCCAAATGGGTGCCAAGTTGTTGACTTGGACTGGCCTGGGGCTCCTGTGCCAGCACAGGGTTAAAGCCAGCATGAACATATCCAGACAGGGTCCCAAGTATCCCCTGCCAGAGGGTGAGAGCCACCAGAAAGTAATTCCCCAAATGCATCTCACAACCTTGCCTTGTCCCCTTGGCACGTGTCCCTGGTGAGTGTACATGTCTGCCTGTGCCAGGCGCTTGTGAAATGACAAGGAATGGGccatcacagctctgcagcctgtccCAGACCTCCCTGAAGGCAAAAATTGACCCATCCTAACAGAGCGAGCAGCAATACTCAGGCATCTGCCTGGTCTTTGGTCCATCCCCACACAGGCCACCCATCCACACCTGAGTGCTGCTCCCAGCATCTGCCTGGCTTGGTCACTGGGTCCTTCCTCCCGCTCTGGGAGAAGCTGGGCCTGTGCCAGACTGGGGAGTAACTGAACCTGTTCTCCAAACGTGGCCGGGGCACCCATGCGAGCAGTGGCTCGGTATGAGGGCTGGGCTGCCCTCCGGAGCGGGGGGATGCCACATGGCGGGGTGGGCACCCAGGGCACCACTCCTGGCCCTTTTGCCGCAAGCAGAGCCCCAGGGAGGGATGCACAGCCCCCAGGGCCCGCTCTGGACCTACTGGGTGTGTTTGCTTGGCAGCGGCAGCCAAGTGAACCTGCTGCTGCGAGCAAACAAACACAAGCCAGGCAAACAGCAGTGAAGAAAACACCCCACGAAGCTGGTGTGGGTGAAACTCTGGGCACCAGCAGGGCAAGGGCTCTGACAATGATTAAACTGGCCAACCCAGATTTCCCGGCAAGGCAGCGCTGGGCTGGGACCGGTGGTTCATATTATGCAAATCACCTGGATCTGGAAGCATGAACGTTTCGGGCTGGAATTCCCCTCGGGCCGCCAGATCGCGTTACCCCGCCCGCTCTATAAAAGAGGAGACGCGCAGGGCTTGCCCATCGGCACCAGCCTCCCCGGGCCCATGAGCAGTGGCTAGCGGCCGGGCAGGGTGCACTTCGTCTCCCCTCGCTGCTCTCTGGATTagctgcccccccccgggatTGCCATCGCAGAAGGTACCAAAGCTTTTTCGTCCGGGGCCTGTTGATATCCGCCAGCCCAGGACGGCTGCTTTGCTCCCCTCCCCGTGCATCTTCGCTCTCACCAGGGGATGCGCTTGGTCGTCCCTCACTGCGCGCCTGTTCCCGCACCGCAGCTGCGAGCCCTTTCAGGGGCCCAGTGAGACAGCAGTCTGGAGAGCCTCCCTCGCTCCAGCCCCCAGGTTTTGTCAAGCGAACAGCAAGATTTGGCTCTTCCACGAGGGCCAGGAAGGGGCTTGGTCACCTCCTGGCTGCAGAGTTACGGGGATGTGCTTCTTGCGACAGGTTGAGAGGACTGGAGCTGCCAGCGCCACGATCTCTGCAGCGGGCGTGGGGCAGCGGCTGTGCCAgtcccagcactgctgtgccgtggggctgggggagtgCTCGGCGGCTGGGTGCCCTGCCACACCATTCTCTGCCAGCCACCCGCTTGCTGTCCCTTTGTGTTGGCTGGTGAGGCCAGgctgctggggactggggctACTCTGCAATCACCTTGACTGACGCTGTGTCCCCGGTTTGCTCCAGCTCAGCCTCCCTCGCTCCCGGCCCCCGGGGCGGTGGTGAGTCaagccccagccccggccggcgGGTGCTGGGTGGGTGTTTCTACAGAAGTGACCTGAGAGGTGACGAtgggtggagggagggagagcctggcctcacccagcccagccccagggatgctgcaggtgctgcgggctCAGGTCCCCGCCACCTCCTTGGGCCTGGGCTCACTGTCGTCTCTTGGCACAGAGCTTGATGGCGGGATCTTGTGAGATCAGCAACATCTTCTCTAACTACATCAGCGCCATGTACCAGCCGGATGAGGCGCAGCCGACCCTGGACGTGCTGGGACACCTTGAGGATGACAGTACCCTGGGGCTGAGCCTCCCCGCCAGCCAGCCCCCGGCACAGAGCACAGGTAGGGTTGGGGGAGAGGTGGTCACTGTGCAGGGGAGGCAGCatgcagggcagcagcaaggcagtGCCACTGGCTTGGATGAGCACTGTAAGGTCCAGGTGCCACTGGGGAAGGTCAACAGCTTGCACCATGCCCCAGCTTCCCCACGGGTGTGTTGGCTAAAAGGCTGCGGGAAGAGACCCTGGGTGGCACAAGGTGCAGCTTCTTGGAGCTCATCAGATGCATATGGGGGATGAGGgattcctttccctcctccccagggctCGCCAGGATTTGGAAGCACAGTCCTTGTGCCAGGGGTCTCCCTCTGCCAGTGGGACCATCATGGGATGGCCCTGGGGAAGGCATGGGGGAGCACACCAGCAGAGCAGGGTGGATGCCAGCGCAGAGGGGACAAACTGCACCGAAACCAGCGGATGGCACACAGCGCTGGCACAGCcaccctgcccctcagccccgctCTCTGTCTCTTGCAGACAAGCCGGAGTGGTTCAGTGAGCTCCCGTACTTCTGGACCAAGGTGCAGGTGCTGGAATGGATCAGCTACCACGTGGAGAAGAATAAGTATGATGCCAGCTCCATTGACTTCTCCTGCTGCAACATGGATGGGCACGCGCTCTGCCACTGCACCCGGGACCAGATGCGCCTCATCTTTGGGCCCCTGGGGGATGAGCTCTATGACCGCCTGCATGAGATCAGTGAGTGTCCCAATGTCCCCTTCAGCTCCAGGCCTGGCAACTTGAAGCTTGAGCTGGGAATCCCCCAGCCCAGGACCCCATGCGTCCAGGGCACTGCGGAGGCTGCCCGGGGGAGGCTGCACTGGGGAGACTCTGCAGAGGGATGTGAGGGCACAGACCAGAgtccagggcagggctgggctcagctcccAGTATGCACCATTCCCCTTCATACTGAATACGCATCGCTAATCCCAgtccccccacccctgcagcctctGATGAGCTGAACTGGATCATTGACTTGCTGGAAAAAGAGGATGCGACTTCCCAAGAGACCTTCCTGGACTCCAACCACCTGGGTATGAGACGGTCTCCAGCCAAGCCTTTTCCCCAGGGACCACGTGCCGGGGCAGGCAGGGTTGAACCCTTCTTCACTTCTCTGCCCCTTCTAGAGCTGGGAAATCCCTGTGCCAAGGAATTCCTTGAGGACATGAAGCCCACAAACCCTTTCCTATCCACAGACTTCACCTGCTTGCCTGGTGCCAtgtccccaggcagctctgaTGTCTCAGGTCAGTGTTTTGCCCTGCAACAAGCTCCCTTTGCTTGCGCTGATCTGGGAGATCAGCGGGGAACTGCCCCACTGTTATGGGCAGGTTTGCAGgggcctggggcaggggggtgggggggaacccAGGGGAAGCATCTCAAGATACCAGCAGGTCTGAGCCCTGTCCCTTTGCTTCCTAGGGCCTGTGATGTCCCACAGCCCCAACTCCCAGGACTCCGGTGGAAGTGACCTCGACCTCGATCCCACAGAAGCAAAGCTCTTCCCTGATGGTGAGTTGTTTGCTTCCCACTGGGAGCTGGGAAAGGAGGGCTTGCTCCTGGGCGCTTCCAGCAACTGCAGAGAACATCCTGTCTGGCAGTGATTTAGGGACAACACCTAACATCCATCCCAACACTGGGAAGGAGGTGTGGGGGGGTTGATTTTCTGTGGACCATGGGTCTGTTTCTCTCTGTTGAGCATGGTAATGGTGCaggcgctggggcagagctggggtaCCAGGGCAGCAGGGAGCTCGGTGGGAAGGGGTAGGTGGTAGGGTGAAGGCTGCAGCCAGAGATCCTGGGCACTGAAAGCTGTTTCAGTATTGATACCAGCTGGTGATGATACTGGGGATGTTGGGGATGCAAGGAAGCAGCAAGGTTTGAGGAATGAACAGCATGCTGCTGCCCTAAGCATGGTGGCACAGATGAGGGTGGGACGAGGCTGGAGGGAATGGGGAGACCTTGATCACAGGGAGATTATTCCCTGGTACCCGGGCCTGAAAAGAGGGTGCAGTCCCTGACCTCTCCCCATGCCCCAACCAGCTCTCCCCTGTGCTGCTCCTGAAGTCAACATCTCTGTGCCCAGTGAGGGGCGAGCTGCAACCCCGCAGGCTCGGCACAGTGTAACATGTCCCCTTGTCTGTGTGCACAGATGGCTTTGCAGGGAGCAAGAAAGGAGATAGCAAACATGGCAAGCGGAAACGGGGACGGCCCAGAAAACTCAGCAAGGAGAGCAGAGACTGCCTGGAGAGCCGGAAGAGCAAGCACTGTACGTGGACCCTCCAGCCCAGGAGCTTGGCTCCATGGCGGGGAAATGGGAGGAAGGGCCATGTCCACTGGCCATGCCCCTTGGCAGGGGTGTTTAGGGATTTCCAAAGTGCAGGAACCCTCAGCATCTTCCCTGCTATAcagctttctttcctcttccagccCCAAGAGGTACCCACCTGTGGGAGTTCATCCGAGACATCCTGATCCACCCTGAGCTGAACGAGGGGCTGATGAAGTGGGAGGACCGGCGGGAGGGCGTCTTCAAGTTCCTGCGCTCAGAGGCGGTTGCTCAGCTCTGGggccagaagaagaaaaacagcagcatgACCTATGAGAAGCTGAGCCGAGCCATGCGGTAAgtgccctcccctgtccctgaaGGGGAcctgtcccccagggctgggtcaGACCCACCAGGGCTCACTTTCGATCGcccacagcagctccccagcatGTGGGGCTGCATCCAGAGCCCTGATTCCACCTCCGTCTCCTCCAGATATTATTACAAACGAGAAATCCTGGAGAGAGTCGATGGGCGACGGCTGGTGTACAAGTTTGGGAAGAACTCCAGcggctggaaggaggaggaggtgcttaACCGGAACAAGGAGCTGTAGGAGACCTGGATGAGCCAGGGACTGACCAGCCCCTTGGGGCCAGCCCCAAGCTGGGCTCCTTGGCAAGAAACTTTGCCTTCAGCTGTATCTGGAAGCTGCTGCCCTGTGCAGCGTGTGAAATGCCGACCCTTGCATGGGCACACTCGTGTGTGATGGTGACTGCCGTCACTGAGCTGTTTAAAGCTAATATTTTGGCTCCAGTAGGTTATTGTAAACCGTTATTTCCCTCGCTGGATTTGTACCTCCGACTGGAGTCACAGTGACTTTGGCTGTTTCAAAGCCTGGACAAACACAAAGGGGAAGAGAAGTTCCACTGGCAGCTGGCATGCAGGGAGAGCCCAGCAGGTCTCCTGCTGTCACCCACCTACTgcccgggcagaggggcagcaccaCCGTCTCACCTGTGATCGGACGGACCTTGTCCCAGATATGGGGTCCTCCCCTGTCACTGCTTGCACCGTGCTGAAGGTGCCCACCGTCCTGTTTGCTCTGCGTGCAATGGGTGAGGGCCCCCCCGCCATGCAGCAGCTTCTCAGTTTGGCACCTGCTGAGAGAAGATGGGAACATTGTGGAGCTTCACCTGGCCCTGGAGAGCCCTCAGGGGGGAGGGGACTGGGGACAGCAGGACCGCTCTGCATTTCCAGCCCAGCTGCCTGTATCTGGAAACAGGCTTTTTCCCCAAAAGTAGCTTCTAATTTATGtaagaccaaaaaaaaccacagaatgaatgtacagatatattttttcatttgtaagaTGTTCCCGTGTGAGAATGTACATTGTAGGGCACGCACGTGTCTTGTAGCAGGTGGTGATGCTCAGCTGGACTGAAGCAGTGTCACAGGGGCACAGACTGGCTCTGTGTCAGCCACAGGAGGGGGATGCCAGCCCAGCCACGCACCCAGCAGGTGCATGTGGTTTCCTCCTTTTCAAATGGGAACAGAAGCGGAATaaattgttgtttgtttgggttttttgtaccTCCTGTCATTTTGCTTGTTCTTCTTAAAGACATAGTGGGGATCAGACTCATGTTACCTGGGATGTCCCATTGCAGGAACCCCATCTGCCACCACCCCTCCTGCCTGCTGTGTCCTGGACTTACCTGGTCATCCTGGCACGGGGTCACAGGATCTTCCTTTGGATGAGGTGGGCTGCTTGTCCCTGGGCTGGTGGGAGTGAGATCTGGAGGCCTTGTCTCAAAGCCAGCCATGCAGGGGCCTCTTACACCCACTCCCAAACCCTGGTCCTCCTGAGGACCCTCCAGAATTACAGCCATGGCACTCATCTTTGCAGGAGGGTTTTCCTGGAGCACCAGCTCCAAGCCAGAAGCAAATTCCTGGTCCCAGAGCCCAGTCTGTTGTGGTCTGGTGGGGGTGGGTCTCTCAGATCCTTCCACATTAAGGTCCCCAGACTGGCTCGGGGTCACAGGCTGTGGGAGGACCTCCAGCCCCTCTCTGTCCAGTGCTTTCTTCTGAGGCGTGAAAGGACATAAAGAAGCAGCACAGTCACTACAATATGTTTAAGGCTTTCTCATCTTCCAGTCTGGCTATTTGGGAGCCTCTCCTAGGACCTGAATGCCTCTCAAGGACCACACCTTCGGCAGGGGGGACTGCTGAGGCCTGACAGTGTGGACAGCCCAAACACACGGTCTGCCCCTTCTTGCCAACAGCTGCACCAGCCTTCCCCAGATAGCACAGCCATGAGGAGGCAGAGAGGGTgccccaggggtgctgggaggaTATCTCTGACCCACAGGATGTctgtggggctgcaggagggaaTTAATGGGATTGGAGGGAAGAAGGTGCTCAGGTATGTTCCTACCATGAGCTTGACAAGCAGTGGTCCATGCATCGCTCCCGGCTGGCATGCATCGCCTGCATTTCGTCATGAGTCTTTCTCAATGCTGCTGAGCACCAGAGGGTCTTGTTGCCACCCCAGCCTCTTGCTGGTGTACAGGACCCTGCTGAATGTGGGCATGCAGAGGGAGAACTGCTCAGCTCCTATTCACCCTCTGAGCTGGGAGTTTGACCAGGTCTGGAATTCCCAGGCAAAAGCAATGCCATATCCTTCTGGAGTGACTAAGGAGGGGAGCCAGCCCACCAGTGGTGGGGGTGAGGGGAGTTTTTGGAATGCCCCTAGGCAGTAAGGGTGCCTTGCAAAGCCTGAGATTATTTTTTGGCAGAAGGACCCAGGTATTGTTCCCTGACTGCCCTTCATTAGTGCCAGAGACATGGTACAGTTAAAAATCATCCATCTCACACTTGCAAGAGTGACCTgatgcaaaagaaagaaatataagtCCTTCAAAGCAAGGTCTCACATGGACCATCTGTGCTGTCTCCCCTGAGCTGTCCTGGCTGTAGCAGCTGGAACTACACCCTGTCTGCCTGGCCCCAACTTGAGGGTGAGGATGGTGGCTTAGAGCATCCCCACTGCCGAgccactgtgctgctgggggaagcCCAGGCCGCTGCTTCACCAGGATGTGGATAACAAGAGATGGTTCCAAGGGCTGGGGGAACCACAGACCCTGCTGCAAGTCTTCCATTTCACTTTCAGACTCCCAGTGACCATGGCCCTGGGCACCCTACttctctgccagcagccctcAAGTTGTGGGCTCAGTGGAGGCTGAAGGACCACCTGGAGACGCTGCAGTAGCATCAAGGGCATGGCTCACCTGCCTTGCCATGGGCCAGATCCAACCTCTTCTGGGTTCAACTGTTGTTTATATGTGGAGTTGCCTTGCTGGTCCAGCTGGGATGCCTGGTCTCCTGTGTGGTCATGCCATGCCATGTCATCCCATGCCATGCTCACCCTTGCAATTCAGCAAGACATAAGAGGGGGTCTGCAGTCATCCAGAATCCCAGGGATGACAAAATTGTATGGAAGACCTCCATCTCTTGCCTTCTAATGTGCTGGGATGAAGTTGTACTGCTCCCAGATCCACCTGCTGAGATAAGGCCATCAAGGTTGCCCTGTGGTGCAAGAAGAGGTCCCAGTCCCTGGGTGTGAACCAGGAGCTAGTCCGTGGTCTGGGCTGCAGCCAGACCTCCGTCACGTTCCTTGCATAACCTTCCCCAGGGAACAGGTTTTCCCAGCTGGTGTCTGCTGGCTCCAGCGGGCGGAGAGTGCTCCGGGTCCATCCCCAACCTCCTGGAGCAAGGAGCAGGCTGGACCTGGACGGGTGGTGGGAGGGACAAGGCCGAGATTCTCAGGCTGCCCATGGAAGCAGCATGTGtgggagggggctgggagggTGCTTGGTGGCAATCAGCATGTCCGGGGGAGAGGACACTGAGCAGGACAAGCCCAGGTCTCACAGGAGCAGTCTGTGCTTCTGGCTGCTGTGCCTCCAACTTTGGGGCTGTGGGCGAGGTGTTTATTCTTCATCAATAGATAAACCTGGCAGgttggcagggagaggggagcacTTTGTCACGCAGCCTGCTGCCCTGCCAAGCGCACCTTGTTTGCTCAAgcagtttaatttctttctcacTGCGGTTTGTGTTACTTAACTGGCCTGGGACAATGTTTAACCAGCTCCGGCAGCAGCAGGGAACCTGTCTGCCTCTCCTCCCATGCCCCCGGTGTCCCCACCACCCGCTACTACCACCTCACTGCCATTGCCAAGTGGGGGGCACACCAGCTTGGGGCAGAGGCATGCGGTCCATAGACCCCTCAGCTGTATAGGCACCCTGGgccagaggaggagaaagaggcagGGGTGTGCAGGCATGGGCTGGGGGACCAAATCCTGCAGCCTTCCATGGAGCCTGTGTGGGTCTGTGGTGTGAAGAACAAGGGAGGGCTGAAGGAGGGCGAGCAAAGCCAgacgcacacacatgcacacgtgCACACTCTGACACAC
This window of the Athene noctua chromosome 23, bAthNoc1.hap1.1, whole genome shotgun sequence genome carries:
- the ELF3 gene encoding ETS-related transcription factor Elf-3, whose protein sequence is MAGSCEISNIFSNYISAMYQPDEAQPTLDVLGHLEDDSTLGLSLPASQPPAQSTDKPEWFSELPYFWTKVQVLEWISYHVEKNKYDASSIDFSCCNMDGHALCHCTRDQMRLIFGPLGDELYDRLHEITSDELNWIIDLLEKEDATSQETFLDSNHLELGNPCAKEFLEDMKPTNPFLSTDFTCLPGAMSPGSSDVSGPVMSHSPNSQDSGGSDLDLDPTEAKLFPDDGFAGSKKGDSKHGKRKRGRPRKLSKESRDCLESRKSKHSPRGTHLWEFIRDILIHPELNEGLMKWEDRREGVFKFLRSEAVAQLWGQKKKNSSMTYEKLSRAMRYYYKREILERVDGRRLVYKFGKNSSGWKEEEVLNRNKEL